DNA from Rhizophagus irregularis chromosome 6, complete sequence:
ACgcagtaatttcaaaaaaaaattaagttaaagattttctttttaatgtaaaGCTTTCAACTTTATGCATTAGATGtattttcatctgttttacaaaattcacttATAAATGGAAGGAGGTTTTGGaagtagattttgactttAGTATATAACAACCAATTTTATCgtctttgccgatcatttccaaaattggatttgttgaaaaaacagtttttgttaaataactcGAAAATGGCCTTCTAAACCACCTGTATATTCTCTAAGTAAATTTGCAGAGCGGACGAAAATACATCTAGTGCAGGAATTTAAAgggtttattttaaataaaaaaaaattgtaatttaatttttttggaaaaatcgCTGCGCCACACTGCGCCATCAACCTGGCACACATTCCTCTATTGATTTATGATGACGTCATTCGcgatagttattttttttttttagaacgTGATTTTTCTTCACTCgcaatttattttcatttacgAGTTTCATGGCTGACTTCTTTGATTTAAGCGAggaaatcgtaaaattacaaGATACCATTTATCCGATTTCAAATGAATTGCCAATTTCTAATTTGGCTGCCACTGAAATCGAAAGGTTGTTGAACGGTAAagtaaaatatctttttttcaatttttgcaTAAGACCATACTGCATCTTGGAGCTataactttcttttatttttattgttattcaGATATTGTTGACAAAATAAGCGTGTATTCTTATGCGATAGCAAATGTGGAGCTTTTTAGTGTTTTATGTAGTTTCATAAAGTAATGACCTTATCTCTTCCTGTTTCAAATAGTTTATTAGACATTTAATaagtgaatttattatttttctagaAACTTTGATTCATTGAAACCTGCTACGTTAAATCGTGTACTTGATATAATCTTATCAGGTgtgaaataatttcaatacatttttaagttaaaaaataagttaattaattGTACATGTATTATAGGCTTAAAAAGCGAATGTGCAAATACGTCAGATAGTTTAGATGCTGATGATGAAAGCACTTACAGCAAACATCGTGTTGCCTTGGAAatttatggattttttttgtattggtttattattaatgcagAAGATAAAGCAGTATCTAAAAATGATGCAAATGGAGGAAGTGGCGTGAGGACAAAGGTTTTTATAACAAGTTGTTTGCTAGATCTATTGGTAATATGTATTATTACGAATTCATagttattctttatttattagagAGCAAGACAGCCTAAATCAAAAACCACATCAAATAATCACGAAGATTGGGATTGGTCTACTCAAAGAGAGGAAGTTCTAGCTTTAATGACGAAGGTGTTGGAacttagaattaaaaaaatctggaCTTCAACTCATGAAATAGAGACTTTTGTCAGGTACATATTGTTTCATTTATGTTGTTCAAAAGTTTATTTGGATAAATAATTGACttttatgatctttttttCGGGGTCAATTTCGGGTTCAATGTTagtttatttacaaaatcagCATATCGAATGTTGGAAAATGTTACGATGACTAAACCATCTTCCATAAAATCCATAAAATCGCTCGTTTATACAATACTTTCAATATGTGTCAAAGAGCATAATCATGCATttggtaaataataataaatttcacaaaatgATATCAGAAATAACAAAACattaattggttaaatttcttttttaggggCACAAACtacaattattcaaaatttacaatattatgaaCATCTATCTGAACCGATGGCAGAATTTCTTCAAGTTcttattcagcaatatggtcATACACAATTAGCGGAAAATACATTAGGgtatgaaaatatattaagcaTACCCGAATCTAATCTATGTTAACCGTggaaatttttactttttagaGAAATAAGTGATAAGGAATTTAATAGCCAAGATACAACCGGACCGAAGTCTTTTTcgaaatttcttattaaattgtCTGCACTAGCACCAAAAGTAGTGATTAAACAAATCGGTCTTCTTAGAAAACATTTAGATAGTGATGTaagtaataaagaatataaattggTATCTCGCATTTTAAAAGGAAGTTCTGTCATTTTACTAATGCTTTTATAGTCGTATACTATGCGCTGTGGATTGATTGAAGTAATTGGAAATCTCATCAATGATCTGGCACAACAGGAAGATAATGCACCAAATAATATGCATCAAGTTGGCGGGTTTTTTGATATTCTTGATGAACGCTTTCTTGATGTGAATTCTTATTGTCGTTCTAAAGTATTacaagtatattttaaaatttgggaGTAAGTAATAAtccacaattttttttatttatttaaaaaggatatttaattattaactttatgaCTTTTGAATTTATACGAACTTAGCTTAAGAGTAAAATTTCCAAAACGTCGGCAAAAAGTCGCAAATCTGGCCATTCGTTGTTTGGAGGATAAGGCTAGTTTAGTCCGTAAAAATGCTATTAAGTTGTTGACTAAATTAATATCAACACATCCTTATGGTATTATGCACGGAGGTGAATTGTCTATTAAAGAATGGGAAAAGCGGTTAAATAAAGCTGAAGAGGACTTGAAGGTATGAATTAGCCGCTTTCGAAAATAAGTAAGTCGAATAATATTAATcggaatattttaaattattaaggcAATTCAACCACCTCAAGAACTTGTGGAATTTGGTGCTGAAGCTCTCACGGAAAATGACAATGAAGATACGAATAGTGAAGTAGAGACTCTTGGTGAAGATATCGAAATGATGGAAGCAACAGCAACTCCTCAATTATCATCATCCgatgaaattatgaaattgcATCTGATAAAACGTTTTAATGCGGACGCTGTTCGATTCATTCATCAAATTCATACAGCAATACCAACACTTTGCCAACTTCTTGCTTCTACCACAAAGTCGGAAGTGATTGAGGGGATTGAATTCTTTGAAACGGCTCAATTATATAAGATTGAAAAAGCTGGTGAAGGAATTAAAAAGATGTTACATTTAATCTGGACAAAAGACAATAATGATGAGGGCAAAAGTATTAGAAAACGTCTGATTGAAAGTTATCGAAAATTATATATCGATCCAGACACTTCGATATCAGAGAAAGAGAACGTAAATATAGTTACTAAAAATCTGATAAGGtacatgatataaaaaaaaaactttaaaatatgttgagtattgaacaaataattaatatgttgtAAATGTTGAGTATAGTTTAACATATAACGCTACACTTGCTGAATTGACGTCTCTTGAACAACTCCTAAGTACAATTATGGAAGAAGAAGAAGCTGTTATAAGCGACAATGTTATCAACAGATTATGGTCCATTTATTGCAAGTGTTCAcaatttttaacttaatttaaatcattttagtcattctgtttaattttaattaattaatattttagctACGGGGGAAATATCTAAAGAGCAAAGACGCGGTGCGATCATAGTACTTAATATGCTTGCAAAAGCTAAAATGGAGATCGTACAGGAAAAAATCGATTTACTTCTAAAGGTTGGACTTGGACAATTTGgcaaagtaataaaataactctccagattttaatatttgtttttagtaattatatCCGTATAATTAATTTGCGCGAATTCTAATTATAGACAGACTTGGTTTTAGCAAAATATACTTGCATTGCTTTACAACGTCTTTCCGGCAATAAGACTAAAGTTAAAGGTAAGATTCGCAAACAGAGGTGTACAAAAAATTTGACATCTTACGTGtttctttgtttttaaaataggAGCTTTATCCGATAATTCAATACGTTTACCAATGTCTCATCAGATTTTTCAAAGGCTAAAACAAATTATTGAATTCCAGACAACATCACAAGAAtggtaattatataatataattgtaaatCTATTCTATAATGACATTGTTTACctttattttataggtttaGAGTTACTGAACAAGCTATAAATGCAATATATTTGCTTGGAGAGCATCCAGATATTTTATGTGGTGACATTATTAAACGAAAAGCTACTTTAGTCTTTGATCTTAAGATAcctgataatgaaaattacaTGGAAATTGATGAAGAAAGCCTTCTTACGAGCCAAGAGCCATTCCTGGCAAATCCACTCCATTTAAGTCaacttatatttatagttgGACATGTAGCCATTAAGCAAATTGTTCATTTGGAAGTAATTGAAGCAGAGTGGAAAAGACGTAAAGCTGAAGCCGAATCTAAaggtatattaatattacatattaaaaaaagaaaaggacttTATGACGAATATTATgggtttttttataataaacggatagataaagaaaaatcagCAAAGAATCCTGGGGATGATGAATTAGAGCAGGTAGTTGGAACTACTGAAGATGAGTATGGGGAAGCAATAGCACAAATTCGCGAACAAGAATTGTTATTCGATCCAAATTCGTTGTTAGCAGTATTTGGTCCTTTAATTATAAGCATATGCGCCAACAATAAAACTTATAATGTAAGTCCTCCATTATTTccgtttttatattatatattttttcctaatatttatttaattattagcaTCATAATTTGCAAATTGCTGCAACGCTTGCTTTAGCAAAATTAATGTGTGTGAGTTCAGGGTTTTGTGAAGACAATTTGCAATTACTTTTCACAATTCTTGAAAGGTCAAATGAACCTACAATCcgtagtaatattattatagctCTAGGCGACATGACTGTGtgctttaataatataattaatgaaaacattaattatatttataatcgTCTTTCGGATCCAGACAATTTAGTTAAGAAAAACACATTAATGGTGCTCACTCATTTAATTCTTAACGGAATGATTAAGGTTAAGGGCCAATTAGGAGAAATGGCTAAATGCTTAGAAGATAGTGAGCAAAGGATCAGTGATCTTGCAAAACTATTTTTCACTGAACTCGCATCAAAAGACAATGcggtatataataatttaccgGATATAATCAGTAATCTTTCTAGTGGTGAAAATACGGTCAACGAAGAatcatttaagaaaattatgaaatttttatttgattttattgaaaagGTAAAGCTTTTATAAATTGTCAACTcctaaatctttttaatattatctttatatcgACTTTAAATAGGAAAAACAAACAGAAAATGTGGTGGAGAAGTTATGTcaaagatttaaaaatcttgATGATAGAAGACAGTGGCGTGACATTGCTTATTGTCTTTCATTACTTCCTTACAAGACcgaaaaaagtttcaaaaagttAACCGAAGGGTTAGCACATTACCaggataaattaaatgaaaatgatgtGTACAAATACTTTACAGAAATCATAGGAAAGGTTGGTACTTCTGAGGCACACAttacttaatatattatcaactaattataaaaatatgaatttcaGGCAAAAGCAGTTAAAGGGCAAAGACCGGAAATGAAACAAATTATCGAagaatttgaagtaaaaattgAAGATCATAGGAAGCGAAGTCAAGAACAAGAAGAGACAATGCAAAAAGCGGCCGAAGCGGCACAAAAGACTAAAAAGTCAAGTAAATCAAGTAAGTTAAGATTGATAGGTTTGAACGTATGAAAGTTTCTTTAAAACTTGCCTTTTAATTCATTGTAATCTAACCAATAGCAAGATCCTCAAGATCCTCAGGATCCTCAAGATCTACAAGATCTACAGGATCTACAAAATCTACAAGATCTTCCAGAGGTTCAAGTACCTCTACGCTTGACCATTAGGTTCAACctttttgcaaaaataaaaatatattgtgtTTGTTATCTCAGTATTCTAGACTTGTAATTATCGGAATTATAGAtcactaattattttcattaaccAAAGGTTACTCGTTACTAagattaataaagttaaagtCCGCAGAAAAATGTAATGCTCACGTGATTGTGACGTCGatcatttctaaaataaatttcatattcatCTCTTTACCAAagtttaaagtttaataaaaacctGGATTCAAGTAATCTAGTAAAATCATGTTCTGGATGTTAAAAAACGTACTTCTCTTGACTTTTTGATGGAAAAAAAACATGTAAAGCGAGCAACGTACTAATTTGTGGAATTAAAACAGAGTAGAAAAGTTAGCTTCAAACTCTAAATGGATTTGTGGACGCCCATTTTAATGGTAATATCCTAGATACGAATTCTTTCCACCTTAGTTAAGCGTAATCAtacctttttttgataattccaaATGAAAATGAACATTTAGTAACAACGGAACATTTGGCACGGCATGCAATCAATAATAAAGATGATGTGGAGATAGATAAAGAACCTtcttttgatgaatttattcaaataataatgaatctaCATCAAAAATCCTTAAGGTGCAAAAGGATGCAGAGAATATCGAATggttaaaaaaagtaaaattttaagcctttaaaaaatgataaaagacATTGAAAGTTATAGTAAGCGACATACAATACCTCGGAAAGATTAGAATAGCAATAcatataatatgtatatatatatatatatatatatatatatcatgaagttatattgtattaataaaaaaagatttgaaagttaataacttaaaaaataattttattgattattaacttaaataaaaatactaaagtCTTATTTTGTCTATGGAActgacatttttaaaaatgatcatCACAAATACAATGGATTAAAGTGTAATTTGCGCCCGTTTCATTTGAAACAGAGAAAAATTGTTATTCCCACTTTAGGTTTTCAAATGCGGTTGAACAAGTCACATAAGACCGCAACCTGTGAAAATCAGTGTAAGGCTCAATATTTATGAGACTTACACGCCAAAGACATGTAGTTTGTATAAAAACATTCGGAGTATTTGGAGATCAGAAACGTAAAATGCAAGAATTGCGTCATAAAAATAGATAGAAACGTCAATGATCCCGGATATTCCTTCGGGTTTTCTCGATAGAGCTATGATCTTGTCATAAGATATCTATAGTAACTTTACTTATATTGACTATTATTGATGTGTTACAAGAAATGTCTGATCAAAGTTCCTAAGATAAATAGCTTCCTAATTCTGCTGTTCCGCCTAGTAATACATCTTCTgctatattactaataatattggAGTCAAAGCCGAAGGTACCAAGTACCAAGCTTGATGATGTAATTTACTATGATAATGTAAATTCTGCTATCATTCTTGTACTATATACTAAGAATAAACtggttttttttaagattGCACCAATCACTGGTGGTAGCCTCCGCTAATTATCATCCCGGAGAACAGATAAGAGAAATAAATCGAAAATATTGTTTCCAGGAAAGACCAAAAGTATCttgtaaatcattaaattataacaaatacaAATAAGCGGAACTAAAGAAAGAATCTTTATGCTAAATACAAAGACAGTTATTAGAAATTTGACTCTTCAAAATAGtataacaaaatgttaagaaatattatttttctcatCAAAATCTCTATTAGCCTTATAAAATGTTTCAGATATTTTGGCacataatgattttaaatctTCAAGTCCTTTACGCATTGCATCTATTGCCGTTGTGTTCTCTAATAAATAACACAGACAGTAAAAGATGAGAGATGATTACAAATTATAGAACATGGTTAACAATTATACCTACCTGTTGTTTGAATCCTTATATTAAGTTTATCCTCCGATGGGTGTGGGATTGAATAACCACAGTATTCTACTTCAGgacttttaataaatgataggttatttttatgttagacaaattatgaaataacATAAACACTTACTTTTGGATAATGATGTATCGTAAAGCATTTCCCAAAGTATGTTCTTCGCCAGAAATGCTGAAAGTCATACTTTGTGGGTCAGTTACAGACCCCTTTTCGGTGTacttaatataataacaaaaacaaaagagtgtaaaatatgattaaattcaatacaatagcattataaaatataaacttatacTTACAAAGTTCAAAATGTCACTAATTTCaaaatcagaattttcttCTGGGTTTCCGTTATTGCTATTATTGTCTGTATTATCTGAGCAGTCCATTTCAGTCCAGTCaaaatgtaaagaaaaaaaaaagacagtAGCTGGTTTTACTACTAGTTTCACCCATAGTTCCCGGGATGCCAATCAACCGGCTTGAAATCCAGAGATGTCGATCATTTGGACGGCGCTGAATTTTCCACGAAATTATTGGCTCTTGGGTCGGTTTGTTAGTACcggaaaatattaataaatacgaTTGGTTGTCATGTAAGTGAACAAAAGAATCCGATCCGCACGACTATTGTTGGACAAtgatcgaaatttttttttatttaaaaatcgaATGATTTTCGAATTATCAAATcatatcacaaaatttatgtataaatatgttaatgttaattaaacaAACCATAAACCGATTTCTTCttgaacattaaaaaaaattaaaaaaaaaaatttgaaataataataataataaaaataataataataacaacaataataataacaataataatttcaaactggataattaataattgtctTTTTAAATCGCAATATCTTCTATTGGTCAAaagacaataataaaataagtgaatgaaatattaaatgtcCTTTCCATTTTCTCCTTTACTTCCTAGAATTCTAATTTTTCAAGTGGATATTATAGGTATTTTATTTCGATCATGCGAATTAATAAACCACTTAAAGTATTCATACACCGACCAACAGATAGCAGTTGAAGGCATGTGAGACAATACTCTTGGTCTTAAACCCCTAATGAAACCCCTTATACCATTTTGTTCGTAAATGATTCGAAAGGCCTCCAAGAGACCTCTACAGTTTCGAACATGAACATCTGTAGCGTTCCCCCGTGTCTGTAATAAGGTTTTAGCAACATCCAAAGGAGTTGTTGCAGCAGCGGCTATTGCACCCGCAAGACCACCAGCTATAACATGAGTTTTTGGATCGTATTGCCCCTTCGGGTTTAATACCTTGCGAAAATATTCATAAGAACTGAATTGAAACATTTGAAAGGGAATGGTCATTGTAAGTGTCGTAGGATAAGATACATAAAAAGCTATCAATCCTTCATTTGCATATACTGTACGGGCACATTCAACTACACTACGGTACGTTGACCCGTGGACTTGCATT
Protein-coding regions in this window:
- a CDS encoding RNA polymerase subunit AC19, which encodes MDCSDNTDNNSNNGNPEENSDFEISDILNFYTEKGSVTDPQSMTFSISGEEHTLGNALRYIIIQNPEVEYCGYSIPHPSEDKLNIRIQTTENTTAIDAMRKGLEDLKSLCAKISETFYKANRDFDEKNNIS